The region AGCTGTTTTGAGCCAAGTATGGACGGCCAGGGAGCGACAGCCGAccctcagctgcagcagttCATTGAAATGGAGTCTCAGAAACAAAGATTTCAGCAGCTGGTCCATCAGATGACGGAGGTCTGCTGGGTAAGATCGGCTCTCAGCTAGCCGCCGCTCGGCCACTGTCTCTGGCTGCAGTTCAAGCTAGCTGCTCCAAAAAAAACCTGAAGGTTTGCGTTCACGGTTTTTATTGGCTGCTCTTCGACAACATTGTGTAGATCTTTACAGTTGTCTGTAGGCTACTTCAGCTTTTCATCATCAACCTTGACAGAGTCAGAGGAACACATTCAGAAACTTTACATGGCTGTTAAAATCACTAACAGCCCAAAATAAAATCCACGCACCACAAAACTTACATCTGCACCCTACACAAAGTAAatgtacacatgtacacaaatgcacactgtACAAAATGGCATATCATTAAATCTTTACTATTCACTCATTACTGTCTGTGTATTACAGTTTAACACTGAAGTTGTGAAGTGGATTTGTTTCCTAATAATATTTTCCCTTTATTGATAGCGTTGGGTGAGAACTGTTCATGACACTCTCACAACACTTGTTTTGTTAAATAGTCCATGCTTTtaaatttgtaaaaatatttaaatcaagataaatgaattaatgactacagcttttaaatgattttgCAGCAAATATTATATGATGTACCTCTCAAATGTAGTGGACTAAAACTATAAAACAGCatgatttgaaaaaataaacattcccAAGTGAAttcttcataaatatgtgggTCCAAATGGTCTATGGTGCAGTCCTATATttgagtgggttttttttttttctgttcctggATAATGAtcctaaaatgtgttttaattctCCCGTACACTGTGCATTGAGCTATAAGGTTGCACCTTCTGGAGTAAACCAGTCATTTTTCTAGCTCAGCAGACAATGGATTAAATGAGAAGTGCTAacgtttagtttttttgtctaagaagttttttctttttctccaggaAAAATGCATGGATAAACCTGGGCCAAAACTGGACTCAAGGACAGAAATGTGCTTTGTTAACTGTGTGGAGCGATTTATTGACACCAGCCAGTTCATCCTTAACAGACTGGAGCAGACTCAGAAGACCCGTGGCTCATTCTCTGAGACCATGTCAGACTAAAACTGCCAGTAAAAGAAGAGACAGGACATGTGGCCCTAGCTCTGTGACGAGGGAATTTGGTCCTGACACAGCGGCCTGAATGTTACAGAACTGTCTGATCAACTGGAAGAAGGAAGTATGAAAGCGCTACTTGTGTTACAAGTGCCTGAGATGAACACAATGTATGAATCCATGCAGACGTTAagggttttgtttgttctccACTTAGTGATTTGAGTGTTGCAAGACATTTATTGTGGTCTGTTACTAGCAGTGTCCTTGTGtagggtgttttgttttgttttttttttttttttcaaattaattaagTTAGACTGACTGCAAGCTTGAATTAAATATCCATTGCTGTGACTAGTTGGCTAAGTTTGGCTGCAGAAAGACGGACGCATCTGAGAAGTTCAAGTTGCCAAGTATTTTTGACACCCACAACGACTTCACCTCACACACTGCTGTAATTTAAAGAGAACTAACTGCCTTCACTGAAGAGGAGTAATCAACAGCTAAAAGTTGAAAACTGTACATATGCAATAAACAAAATGCCAAATACATCATTTGGAAAACTATAGCCAAGTATcgtagttcttttttttttttttattataattatcaaATAGTACAATTAGTTATATTAAAAGGTGTGTTACAGCTTGGTATATGTTGAATTAATTCATACAATGTAAAACATTCTTTGGTGCAGTTTATGAGGTATTAACAGAAACGCAGAGGAATTATTCTTAGTCGTTCAACCAATGAACAACATGATTGAATGCATTTAGGGCAAATAGAGTTTTTAAACTTTGGTTATAATTTTCAGTAACAGAAGGCACAGTCTGGCTATTACATTTAACAACCTTTGCTAAACATACTATAAAAATATTCACAGCAGTGCAACATACATTCTAATGTATTTACATCATACCACCAACTAAGGGAAAAAGGTGTTGATGTACCATCGTATGACTAGAAAAATAGATTTTACATGGCTTCCAGTGTTTTGACAGCAAAAGTGTACTTATTTAAGGCAACTTTGCACAAATGCATACTGCATTGttcaaaacagacattaaatttatatttagtAAACGTTTCTCACTGTAAAGCTGTGATGTGCATTAAAGCTTCTGAATTCCAATAAGCAGCTTTCTTAGTGGGGCTTAAGATGGCTGAAAAGCTCTCTGGTGTGTACCCCACCCTGCTTTTAAGCCTCCTTCTTTTGGCAGCTTCATCTCATCTTCTGCTTGGCTATCATGATTGGGAACAGGCACATAAGACTGGTGGCCGCATGGAAAACCCTGAGGACCTTTGCGTAGATACAGTGGAAGGGAATCCCAGCTAAATGTAATGTCTTTGAAGGCATGGAGGAGGAAGATCCCTAAAATGATGGTGAGAAATCCACTTATCGTTCCCACTACTTCGTCAGTGGTCATTTTCAACCATTCCTTAAATAAGATTGCTGAGCAGGCCATGACAGACGTGGTGAAGAAGACATAGTAGATGGGTGTCACTAGGGATGTATTAAAGATGTCGAGGGCTTTGTTCAGATAACTGATTTGAACGCTGACACAGATTACCAGGCAGATGACTAATGACCAGAACAGGGGCTCCTTCAGCACTGCTGTCCCACCAAACAGCTCCTTAATGCCAATGCCCAGGCCCTTGacacaagagacagagagggagccaatcacagagcagatCAGGATGTAGACCAGCACATTCTTCTGTCCAAACCGTGGAGCCACAGCAAAGATAAGAACCAGGCTGCTTCCAACAAcgcacacagcaaacacaatgaAACCTAGTGGGAGCATTCAAGAATGAGTTAGTACCCAGAAAACAATCCATCCAACCGTTATCAGGGATTTAGTTTTCACAGCATGGTTAATCAGATTCACACCAATCAACATGTCTCTACCTGGGTCTTTTAGTTTCTCTGCCATGGAAGCAAGAGAAGCAACCTCTTCCTCCTGTGGAGCATGGATCACCATCACTGTGGAACCCATGACACACAGCAAACATCCAATCTTTCCATGCACATTCAGCCTCTCATTCAGAAAGTAAGAGGAGAGCACAgcactgaaaagaaagacaaaataaatgatactATTACTTAAAAATGATACTCATTATGTACATCAAAGTCCTGGAAAGaccaaataatatttttataaaagGCTTActtatgggttagggttagagataACAAGAGATCACATAGTTTTGAACCACTGTTGATCAAACGGAAATCAAATGGATTCCAGGGACTGTGTGGTCttcacattaataaaacatttggttGCCACTAAAGTTTGTTTCAATTGTATTTGATGCCAGTGTAACGAAATAACAAAGCAGAGCTATTGTCTAAACTCtatactttgtttttcttgtagtGATTTGCCAGTAAGTCTCACTGTCGACAGAGCTCTCTCGGATTTGTGTATCAGACTAACCGCATTTTGTGATCAGTGTtatcaaactaaaacaaaacaaaaacttaaaactgAAACGATTACCTCACAAGTACACTCAGTGCTCCAAGAGGTGTCACCAATGTGGCAGGGGCAAATGCATAAGCAGCGAAGTTAGCTGCCTCTCCAGCTCCCACTAGAACGTAACATCACCATCAGTGTACAGAAATCCACAGCTGTTGCAGCCTACATGTGCAAAATAGTTCTGAGTATTGTGTACTTCAAACATGGGGTGTGGGTGCTAGTTCTGCTGCAAAGTCATCTGAAAAAATACCAAACCCACAAGAGCCTCTGTTCTCTTAGAGAAACAAAGACCACAATGTTTCTCGCCCTGACTGGTAGGCAGTGTAACCAAGTAAAACAAATAGCTATTTAACACCTAAATTATTTCTGCGAAACATTTACTTACTTGAAATAAGTCCTGCCCACCAAAGCCATTCTTTCAGGTAAGCATACCCCCCCTGACctgcaagacacacacacacacacacaaaaaagttcTTTTAACATCTTCAATGATTATCTCCCTTATGATGAACCCATTAAATGATACATCATTATTCACTGATCCACCCAACTGTAAGTCATCCTGCttgatgctgtttgtgtgtacttCCTGTGTTTTGTGGCATGATTGTCTTGTATTAACTTGTattgtaaagtgctttgagtATGTCCGATACAATATTAGTTTGCGCCATTTTACCCAGAaagtacaacaaaaaataaCCTTGAGGATTTTATACTTGTTATTGTACTATCTGATAACCATCTTGGTTGGTTTGTTGACAAGAATGGCTATCACTTAAATAATATCACtgaataattatttttccatcttttaGTTTGTACTTGTAATCCTCATACTGATCATAACTCAGCCAAAGAGCACACCATCTCACCAAACCATTGGGAATTAATGTCATTTAAAGTTTCCATCGATGACACTGAAtgaactttatttatcccagactgggaaattgcaggTACTGAGGGCTCTTAgtaaagtatctatctatctacctgCTCTCATCGACCCTTTGCCGGCCAACCGCAGCAGGCCTTTCTTCTTCAGGATGAAGCTGGCGCCGATAAACACGCTGGAGCTGACGGCCAGCGACAGGCCGATGTAGAAGTCCACACGGCTCGAATCCATCTGGAACCGGACGGAGGGACCTTCAGTCAAAATGTCCGACCTCCGCGGAGAGAACGACTCTTCAGGGAACTTCTCACGAGTCGAGCGACAGCCGCCTCATCTTTCTAACGTCACATGACAGACCACAGCCCCACCGCCCAGGGGTTTAAAGAGGCTGCTGGGGAAGGACAGGAATAACAGAGGAACTGCTGCTTTACgatctgcttttcttctttaatcAAATTAATAAAGTTTAAAGTCCGACTGACTTTACTGACTTTACCGCCGAGTAACGGTAAATGTCACCGACCGAACGGCAGGGGTGACGTCACCTGGAGGGAGGAGCCATCTCCAgagacacttcctgtttctcggcagaggcagcagagatTCGGGCATTTAAGATTAAAATTAGATGAAGATTTAAGAGTTACTCGAAAGTACCAGCAACTCACTGTATCAATTTACTCTTGCTTACGACAGcttgaaataataaaagtgtcAGTCATTTCACAGCCTAACTTTGTTAAACATCCTCAGTGATACCAGAGAAAGTAATGATGGGCCTCCAGCTTAATCACTCCGTTGTcgcttttttcccctcttaatTATTCAATGGAAAGAAGGTTATCATGTGATATCCTTTAACCAGTTCAAAACTTCACATCAAGACATTTTCAACATCTGAAAAGGTAAATAAGCCTAATGACGTCTGTACAGCTTTGCTGATATGCCCCTCCCCTTTCCAGCGTTTTGACTGGACGAGCGCTCGCTGCCCACAGAAAACCCGGAAGTAGAAAGATTAACCTTCACAAGCGACCAAAACACATGTTTGGCTGTAGAAAAAGCCACATTTTTGGTAAGAGCAATCtgactttttaatgtttattatttatgaagaCTTGCAGAGACATTTTCCGATAGTGGCCTCCCTTTGCGCCATTTTGTTTCGAAAACTTAATCTTTGCGCGATCGAAATGAGCTAAATGATCTAAATGAATGAGTAGCACATACCACCTCATCTCTGGATTCATGGACTAAAACGTCGTTCCTTTGCCTTCATGTTAGTATCGCTTGTTTTTCAACGATGAGGttgccattttattttgttagcaGAAGTTGCAGGGCTGCTCACTGGCTGCGACTAAGCCCGTTTTTAACACCAGGTTGTGCTCCGTCCAGACACCAGAGGATCGCTGCGTTGACAGATCAATGCAAAGATGAGAGGAAATACTACATAACTACCCCCATCTTCTATGTCAATGCCTCCCCTCATTTAGGACACCTGTACTCAGCTGTGATTGCTGACTGCCTGCACAGGTATAAACTGTTGCAGGGCTTCAACTCAAAGTTTTCCACGGGTAAGTCATCAAATTATCAAAACCTTAATAACCTTAGAACCTTAATAGCTACAGACTTTAGGAATACGTTTTTGTCAGTGTAACAACCTGTGATGTAATTTTAAAGTCTGTGTGCAATAAAAGATGCCATGCAGTACATTCTATGCAAAAATGATCAGTAGAATAATTGATAataaaaatagcattttttgtcaacattCTGTTACCTTGCATCTCAGGCACAGATGAACATGGTTTGAAGATCCAGCAggctgctgaagctgcaggaaaagatCCCCTGGCCTTCTGCACGGATGTGTCTGGGAGATTCAAACATCTCTtcaacagctgcagtgtttcatACACTGACTACATAAGAACCACTGAGCGCAGGCACTGTCGGGCAGTGGAGCATTTCTGGTCTGTGCTTTGGAACAAAGGGCTCATCTACAAGGGATGTTATGAAGGCTGGTACTCCACACAGGACGAGAGCTTCCTCACACCATCACAGGTGGGAGATGCAGTGGACTCGTTAGGAAAGGAGATCAAGATATCACTGGAGAGTGGACACAAGGTAAGTCAGACCATTATGAGATAATGCTCCAAGTGTAATATCAGTGAAGGTAAATTCATAGATTGAACAGATTATAATAAAATTTAGGAGTAGTATTAAGTGTCCATGAGATTGAAGAGCTTAGACATGAGATAGATATGAGAATcctatttattttctaattgaATCAGAcggaaaagaaaataagcatTTTGACCGACCTGTTGAACTGTTTCTTTAAGCATTATCAAGCAACACCTTCTCAGTTGGTGGTATTTTACTTCATCAATAGAACTACAAATCTACTCTTAATTGCTTTGCAGGTGGAGTGGATGAAAGAGGAGAACTACATGTTTCGTCTATCTGCATTTCGATCTCAGCTGCTCGACTGGCTCAAAGGAAATCCTCTGGCTGTGCAACCTGAGCATTTCTACCAGGCTGTTCTCCAGTGGCTGCAGAATGACCTTCCTGACCTCTCAGTGTCCCGACAGAGAACCCGCCTTCAGTGGGGCATCTCAGTCCCCAATGACCCTGAACAAACCATCTATGTGTGGCTCGATGCGCTGGTGAACTACCTTACAGTGGCTGGCTATCCAGATAATCACGACCAGTGGTGGAGTGCAGCCCACCATATTGTAGGAAAGGACATCTTAAAATTTCATGCCATTTACTGGCCAGCTTTTCTTCTAGGAGCTGGACTGCCACTGCCACAGACAATATTTGTGCACTCTCACTGGacagcagaaggaaaaaagatgTCTAAAAGTTTGGGCAATGTGGTAGATCCTCTTCAACGCTCACAGATCTTCACAACAGACGGTATGAGGTATTTTCTTTTGCGCCAGGGTGTCCCTGACTCAGACTGCGATTATACAGATCACAAAGTAATCAAACTGCTCAATGCAGAGCTTGCCGACTCTCTAGGGGGTCTACTTAACCGCTGCACAGCTCCAGCTCTTAACCCAGCCCAGATCTACCCCTCATTCTGCCCTCAGGCCTTCCCAAGAGAACAGGGAGGCAGAGCTGTGATTGAAGATTACCACATGTTGGATGCTGTGAAAAATCTCCCTGTTGTAGTAGAGCAGCATTTTGAGAGCATGCACGTGTACAAAGCTTTGGAGGCCATCACTGCCTGTGTGAGGCAGACTAATGGGTTCGTTCAGCGCCACACACCCTGGAAGctggacaagaggaacagtGCAGATCAACGTTGGCTAGACACCATCATCCATGTCTCTTTTGAATGTCTGAGGATTTATGGTACTCTCCTCCAGCCAATCGTGCCAGAGCTTTCTAACAAACTCCTGAGCAGGCTTGGGGTGCCACTAAGCAATAGGAGCTGGGCATCCCTGAACTTCCTACCAAGGTATCAGGGATCGGACTGTCCTTTTGAAGGGAACACACTTGGACCTGACTCTGGAGTACTATTTTGCCGCTTGGAAAATCCAaatgaagataaagaaaaaactaaaaaagtgAAAAGCCAATAAAgttgaaatcattttaaagttCACTTTAGAGTGACTCAACAGTTTATACTTTCCACAATGTGATGCAATCTGGTATCAAGTCTTTTCAGTTTACCTTTTACGTCATCATAGGAAGAAATATGTAGATGATACAGATAACTGTTTCTATTTCAGGAAGCCAAGGCAGTGAGTGAGTATGCACAATGTGCAGACAGGTGGCATGTCTAATTGTAATCAAGCTGGTGGCATGAACTACACCTGTGCTGACAAATTAGATTGGAGTGCATCACTGTTAGTCTACAACCAAATGCATCTGTTTCGATAAAAGTGAATTTTAGTGGAAATACCACACTGGGTCTAATGGCGTTACATGACATACATTCATGTCAAAAGTGCCCACAAATACTcatatcatgtttttttcttcatttgaggATATTTCTTCCTGGAGGAAAATCACAATGGtacgtttaaaaaaaattatcataatGACTGAATTCGATTCAGTTCAGTTTGCAGGTGGCCGTGTATGCTGTGAAAACTATTGTCATTTTCAC is a window of Echeneis naucrates chromosome 10, fEcheNa1.1, whole genome shotgun sequence DNA encoding:
- the LOC115050144 gene encoding magnesium transporter NIPA2, whose translation is MDSSRVDFYIGLSLAVSSSVFIGASFILKKKGLLRLAGKGSMRAGQGGYAYLKEWLWWAGLISMGAGEAANFAAYAFAPATLVTPLGALSVLVSAVLSSYFLNERLNVHGKIGCLLCVMGSTVMVIHAPQEEEVASLASMAEKLKDPGFIVFAVCVVGSSLVLIFAVAPRFGQKNVLVYILICSVIGSLSVSCVKGLGIGIKELFGGTAVLKEPLFWSLVICLVICVSVQISYLNKALDIFNTSLVTPIYYVFFTTSVMACSAILFKEWLKMTTDEVVGTISGFLTIILGIFLLHAFKDITFSWDSLPLYLRKGPQGFPCGHQSYVPVPNHDSQAEDEMKLPKEGGLKAGWGTHQRAFQPS
- the mars2 gene encoding methionine--tRNA ligase, mitochondrial isoform X1 — translated: MRLPFYFVSRSCRAAHWLRLSPFLTPGCAPSRHQRIAALTDQCKDERKYYITTPIFYVNASPHLGHLYSAVIADCLHRYKLLQGFNSKFSTGTDEHGLKIQQAAEAAGKDPLAFCTDVSGRFKHLFNSCSVSYTDYIRTTERRHCRAVEHFWSVLWNKGLIYKGCYEGWYSTQDESFLTPSQVGDAVDSLGKEIKISLESGHKVEWMKEENYMFRLSAFRSQLLDWLKGNPLAVQPEHFYQAVLQWLQNDLPDLSVSRQRTRLQWGISVPNDPEQTIYVWLDALVNYLTVAGYPDNHDQWWSAAHHIVGKDILKFHAIYWPAFLLGAGLPLPQTIFVHSHWTAEGKKMSKSLGNVVDPLQRSQIFTTDGMRYFLLRQGVPDSDCDYTDHKVIKLLNAELADSLGGLLNRCTAPALNPAQIYPSFCPQAFPREQGGRAVIEDYHMLDAVKNLPVVVEQHFESMHVYKALEAITACVRQTNGFVQRHTPWKLDKRNSADQRWLDTIIHVSFECLRIYGTLLQPIVPELSNKLLSRLGVPLSNRSWASLNFLPRYQGSDCPFEGNTLGPDSGVLFCRLENPNEDKEKTKKVKSQ
- the timm8a gene encoding mitochondrial import inner membrane translocase subunit Tim8 A: MDGQGATADPQLQQFIEMESQKQRFQQLVHQMTEVCWEKCMDKPGPKLDSRTEMCFVNCVERFIDTSQFILNRLEQTQKTRGSFSETMSD
- the mars2 gene encoding methionine--tRNA ligase, mitochondrial isoform X2, coding for MFGCRKSHIFGCAPSRHQRIAALTDQCKDERKYYITTPIFYVNASPHLGHLYSAVIADCLHRYKLLQGFNSKFSTGTDEHGLKIQQAAEAAGKDPLAFCTDVSGRFKHLFNSCSVSYTDYIRTTERRHCRAVEHFWSVLWNKGLIYKGCYEGWYSTQDESFLTPSQVGDAVDSLGKEIKISLESGHKVEWMKEENYMFRLSAFRSQLLDWLKGNPLAVQPEHFYQAVLQWLQNDLPDLSVSRQRTRLQWGISVPNDPEQTIYVWLDALVNYLTVAGYPDNHDQWWSAAHHIVGKDILKFHAIYWPAFLLGAGLPLPQTIFVHSHWTAEGKKMSKSLGNVVDPLQRSQIFTTDGMRYFLLRQGVPDSDCDYTDHKVIKLLNAELADSLGGLLNRCTAPALNPAQIYPSFCPQAFPREQGGRAVIEDYHMLDAVKNLPVVVEQHFESMHVYKALEAITACVRQTNGFVQRHTPWKLDKRNSADQRWLDTIIHVSFECLRIYGTLLQPIVPELSNKLLSRLGVPLSNRSWASLNFLPRYQGSDCPFEGNTLGPDSGVLFCRLENPNEDKEKTKKVKSQ